The Myxococcales bacterium genome includes a region encoding these proteins:
- a CDS encoding alpha/beta hydrolase — protein sequence MSTPTAKTSDDAVRLAYDDQGEGPAVLLLHAFPFDRRFWIAITPALVKAGFRVISPDLRGFGESPRLTGTHTVADHARDVARFIETLGIAPAAVVGLSMGGYVALALAANHPRLVSALVLADTKAAADSDAARQGRDQAIELVNARGVAPFADGMLTRLVAPETPPDVMRSIRRLMNQPAQTVVATLAALRDRPDRRVDLPAILVPTLVIAGALDTLSTPEENRSMAEALPNTVLQQLPDVGHLPNLEHPACFAAALVAFLQRR from the coding sequence ATGAGCACACCGACGGCCAAAACCAGCGACGACGCCGTTCGGCTGGCCTACGACGACCAAGGAGAAGGCCCGGCGGTCCTTCTGCTGCATGCGTTTCCCTTCGATAGGCGCTTCTGGATAGCCATCACCCCGGCACTCGTGAAGGCGGGGTTTCGCGTGATCAGCCCCGACCTGCGGGGCTTCGGAGAGTCTCCACGGTTGACGGGGACCCACACCGTGGCGGATCACGCGCGGGACGTGGCGCGGTTCATCGAGACCCTGGGGATCGCCCCGGCGGCGGTGGTGGGCTTGTCCATGGGCGGTTACGTGGCGCTCGCGCTTGCGGCGAACCACCCTCGGCTCGTGTCTGCTTTGGTGCTCGCCGACACGAAGGCTGCGGCCGACTCGGATGCCGCCCGCCAAGGTCGAGACCAAGCGATCGAGTTGGTCAACGCTCGGGGCGTGGCGCCCTTCGCGGACGGCATGCTGACCCGGCTCGTGGCCCCCGAGACGCCGCCCGACGTCATGAGATCCATCCGCCGCCTCATGAACCAGCCTGCACAGACCGTCGTGGCCACGCTGGCGGCCCTGCGGGACCGCCCGGATCGACGCGTCGATCTGCCAGCTATCTTGGTGCCCACCCTGGTCATCGCGGGTGCGCTCGATACCCTTTCGACGCCGGAAGAGAACCGCTCGATGGCCGAAGCGCTTCCGAACACCGTCCTGCAGCAACTACCCGACGTGGGGCACCTGCCGAACCTCGAGCACCCCGCGTGCTTCGCGGCCGCTCTGGTGGCATTCCTCCAGCGCCGGTGA